A genomic window from Salvia hispanica cultivar TCC Black 2014 chromosome 5, UniMelb_Shisp_WGS_1.0, whole genome shotgun sequence includes:
- the LOC125186949 gene encoding uncharacterized protein LOC125186949: protein MGLFTYTVAGAALILIGGLESLASAAISLKQISTSDPPPPKTQRPAPATASFLSTVTFLLISIVSILSIVNSLISLSDAASSKDSTGVVLQLEVIAIALLFLLYSGLGILSSIIESFRFPSKLLNVIYMFAFGEEFLLFYAQNKDPSGIENRYYDLILVPIAVCLFSTILELKGSKSSYPKLGRGVGLVLQGMWTLQMGVSFYSNLIANGCALHARSRGNFTIKCKGHPEYHRGRAIATLQFNCHLALLITIAAGVFSVFCKTYSINRDFMRYTPLGVGNGGDMQLDNSQFTLESDDEDGENGIQEVRSVEMQKAALVVPESTVNGYNSHP from the coding sequence ATGGGACTGTTCACCTACACAGTCGCCGGCGCCGCCTTAATCCTCATCGGCGGATTGGAATCCCTCGCCTCCGCCGCCATTTCTCTcaaacaaatctccacctcgGACCCTCCCCCTCCGAAAACTCAGCGCCCTGCGCCTGCAACGGCGTCGTTTCTGTCCACGGTAACGTTTCTGCTGATCTCAATTGTGTCGATCCTTTCAATCGTCAACTCTTTGATATCTCTCTCCGACGCCGCTAGCTCCAAAGACAGCACGGGTGTGGTCTTACAGCTGGAAGTGATCGCAATCGCTTTGCTTTTTCTGTTGTATTCCGGTTTAGGCATTTTGTCGAGCATCATAGAGTCATTTCGATTTCCTTCGAAGTTACTCAATGTAATCTATATGTTCGCCTTTGGAGAGGAATTTCTGTTGTTCTACGCGCAAAACAAGGATCCGAGTGGGATTGAGAATCGCTACTATGACTTGATTTTAGTGCCTATTGCTGTGTGTCTATTCTCCACCATACTTGAGCTGAAGGGATCGAAATCGAGTTATCCGAAATTGGGCCGAGGCGTTGGGTTAGTCTTACAGGGGATGTGGACTCTGCAAATGGGGGTTTCGTTTTATTCGAACTTGATTGCTAATGGGTGTGCTTTGCACGCTAGGAGTAGGGGGAATTTTACCATTAAATGCAAAGGGCATCCCGAATATCATCGTGGGCGTGCCATTGCTACTCTGCAGTTTAACTGCCACTTGGCTCTTTTAATCACTATAGCTGCTGGGGTGTTCTCGGTGTTCTGTAAGACGTATAGCATTAATCGGGATTTTATGCGGTATACGCCCCTTGGAGTTGGAAATGGTGGGGATATGCAGCTAGATAATTCACAGTTCACTTTGGAATCGGATGACGAGGATGGTGAAAATGGGATTCAGGAAGTGAGGAGTGTTGAAATGCAGAAGGCTGCTTTGGTGGTTCCTGAGTCGACAGTTAATGGCTATAATTCTCATCCTTGA